In Thermanaerothrix sp., the DNA window TCGGGGCTGGTGGAGCGGGTCCGTTACTGCCCAAGGTGCGACGGGGGGCACATAAACTACGTGGACCTATGTCCTTTCTGCTCCAGCATGGACTTCGAACAGGTGCCCTTCATCCACTGCTTCGTGTGCGGCCGGGTGGGGCCCGAGGAGGACTTCCTGAAATCCGGGGAGATGCGCTGCCCATTCTGCGGATCTCGCTTAAGGCACATAGGCTCCGACTACGACAGGCCCATGGAGAACTACCGCTGCCGCGACTGCGGCAAGTCCTTCCCGGAGCCCGTGGTTTCCTGCCACTGTCTCATATGCGGCCTCATGAGCGACCCCGAGGCCCTGGTGCCCAGGAACTTCTACCGGTACCGGATAACCGACAAGGGCATACTGGCGGTTCAAAGCGGCGAGCTGGAGGACTGATACGCGGTGTTGGACACGCTTAACTACATGAAGCCCGAGCCCTTCATGCACATTCTCAACTGGATGATAGGCCTTTCCAAGCGGCCTCCGGTGGAGCCCTTCTGCCTCATGCTGGTCCGTTTCCCGAACCTGGAGGTCTTCATGGAGTCCATGGGGAGGTCCGCCGGGGGGGAGGCCTTCCGGGAGCTCATAGGCCGCATAAGGGAGATGGTGCGGGCCACCGACGTGAGCACCAGGACCGAGGCGGGGGAGGTGCTGCTTCTGCTCCCCAAGACCCCAAGGTCCGGCGGCGTCCCGCCGAAGGGCCGCCTGGAGGCCCTGGCGGGAAAGGTTGAAAGCCGCGGGGTCCCCCTGCGCATGGAGATAAAGATGCTCTCGGTGCCCGAGGACCTGCAGCGGGACGACGACGGGGACCTCTTCGCGGCCCGCCTTCGGGGGGATTGACCTTGTGGCCTCCGCTTAACCTCCAGGACTCAAGGGCCTTTGTGGAGCTCCTTAGGTTCGTGCCGTGGGTGGTGTTCCTGGAGCTTCCCTATTACCTTCTGGTTGCCCTGGGGCTCATTCGCTACGTGATGCACAAGGTCCACGTGCCCCATAAGATGCCCACCGGCAGGCCCAAGGTGTCGTGCGTCATCACCTGCTACTCCGAGGGCGAGGACGTGAAGAAGACCATAAAAAGCCTGGCCTTTCAGCTTTACGACGGGGAGATAGAGATAATCCCGGTCATAGACGGGGCGGTTCGGAACCGGGACACCTACCGGGCGGCCCTTGAGATGGAGGAGATGGTGAAGTCCCTTCCGGGCCGCACCCTCAGGGTGCTCCCCAAGTGGCAGCGGGGAGGGCGGGTGTCGTCCCTGAACGCGGGGCTTAACGCGGCGGAAGGGGCGGTGGTCATGGCCCTGGACGGGGACACCTCCTTCGACAACGACATGGTGCTGAAGGCGGTGCGCCACTTCGCGGACCCCAACGTGGCGGCCCTGGCGGGCTGCCTTAGGGTCCGAAACTGGAGGGCCTCCCCGGTGGCGGCCCTCCAGGGGTTGGAGTACCTCCTTTCCATACTCACCGCCAAGACCGGCTTGAGCCAGTTCAACACGGTGAACAACATATCCGGCGCCTTCGGGGTCT includes these proteins:
- a CDS encoding glycosyltransferase family 2 protein, whose product is MWPPLNLQDSRAFVELLRFVPWVVFLELPYYLLVALGLIRYVMHKVHVPHKMPTGRPKVSCVITCYSEGEDVKKTIKSLAFQLYDGEIEIIPVIDGAVRNRDTYRAALEMEEMVKSLPGRTLRVLPKWQRGGRVSSLNAGLNAAEGAVVMALDGDTSFDNDMVLKAVRHFADPNVAALAGCLRVRNWRASPVAALQGLEYLLSILTAKTGLSQFNTVNNISGAFGVFRREILELVLGWDSGSAEDLDLTMRIKNYFGRNPGMRIVFDPEVMGHTDVPDTLRGFLKQRLRWDGDLFYIYVRKHLKSFSPSLMGWRNFLVTLVGGFYFQIITPLMLLVYTCFSFLTLSLGKVLYVFLWIYLFYLGVTVFFYLAAMLCLTERPRDDIRFLPLIPIFPAFTFMCRLWSAFAILWEIAAQGHRDSSMAPWWVLRRGKF
- a CDS encoding diguanylate cyclase, with product MLDTLNYMKPEPFMHILNWMIGLSKRPPVEPFCLMLVRFPNLEVFMESMGRSAGGEAFRELIGRIREMVRATDVSTRTEAGEVLLLLPKTPRSGGVPPKGRLEALAGKVESRGVPLRMEIKMLSVPEDLQRDDDGDLFAARLRGD